The proteins below are encoded in one region of Lactuca sativa cultivar Salinas chromosome 3, Lsat_Salinas_v11, whole genome shotgun sequence:
- the LOC111889153 gene encoding F-box protein At5g46170 isoform X1, producing MRNLKKSRDGDADDSSSINRLPDEIILQIINKIIDFKSLCVCYLVSRRFSSIVLQVDAISFTAPCIYLNIPDKNAVSDISPSGSFPPLISSFYGESFLSANRFFRNFKGVKSLCIELPSSSHRAIGNRFVFKWKVKFSNRVESFIFLSQDSVCDKDGFYLNGNGEEEEEDNELFSDSFKQKRQVSFECLMDVLAWHLMLLYLVNDLPMLEEVSITDSGRRGRLSLSGKKLNEVKEWVHSASETELDRVEIPDMVSKCYIPVLKLPVSGYVMRGVFITIMEVKDLQGENNGLMNNEDGFEDKEEAAYTEAVMEILKNHKGNLSRLR from the coding sequence ATGAGGAACCTCAAGAAATCCCGAGACGGAGATGCAGATGATTCGTCTTCAATCAATCGTTTACCAGATGAAATTATCCTCCaaataataaacaaaattatCGATTTTAAAAGCCTCTGCGTTTGTTATCTCGTTTCCAGACGTTTCTCCTCGATTGTACTTCAAGTCGATGCCATTTCCTTCACAGCTCCTTGCATATACCTTAATATTCCCGATAAGAACGCCGTCAGTGATATCTCCCCAAGTGGGTCGTTTCCGCCATTAATTTCTTCGTTTTACGGTGAGTCCTTTCTATCTGCCAATAGGTTTTTTAGAAACTTCAAAGGAGTGAAGTCCTTATGTATCGAACTTCCGTCATCCAGTCACAGAGCTATTGGTAATCGTTTTGTGTTCAAGTGGAAAGTTAAGTTCAGTAACAGAGTCGAATCGTTTATATTCCTGTCACAGGATTCAGTTTGTGATAAGGATGGATTCTATCTTAATGGAAAtggggaggaagaagaagaagacaacgAGTTATTCAGTGATTCATTTAAGCAAAAACGTCAAGTTTCTTTTGAATGTCTGATGGATGTGCTTGCGTGGCATTTGATGTTGTTGTACTTGGTTAATGATCTACCAATGTTGGAAGAAGTTTCCATTACTGATTCAGGGAGAAGAGGGAGGCTTTCTCTGAGTGGGAAAAAACTCAATGAGGTGAAGGAATGGGTACATTCAGCTTCGGAAACTGAATTAGATCGTGTAGAGATTCCTGATATGGTGAGTAAGTGTTACATTCCTGTTTTGAAATTGCCAGTTTCAGGGTACGTGATGAGGGGGGTATTTATTACGATAATGGAAGTGAAAGATCTCCAAGGTGAAAATAATGGTCTGATGAACAATGAAGATGGTTTTGAAGATAAAGAAGAAGCTGCATATACCGAAGCTGTTATGGAGATTTTGAAGAATCATAAGGGCAATTTATCCAGGTTGCGTTAG
- the LOC111889153 gene encoding F-box protein At5g46170 isoform X2: protein MRNLKKSRDGDADDSSSINRLPDEIILQIINKIIDFKSLCVCYLVSRRFSSIVLQVDAISFTAPCIYLNIPDKNAVSDISPSGSFPPLISSFYGESFLSANRFFRNFKGVKSLCIELPSSSHRAIGNRFVFKWKVKFSNRVESFIFLSQDSVCDKDGFYLNGNGEEEEEDNELFSDSFKQKRQVSFECLMDVLAWHLMLLYLVNDLPMLEEVSITDSGRRGRLSLSGKKLNEFQGT, encoded by the exons ATGAGGAACCTCAAGAAATCCCGAGACGGAGATGCAGATGATTCGTCTTCAATCAATCGTTTACCAGATGAAATTATCCTCCaaataataaacaaaattatCGATTTTAAAAGCCTCTGCGTTTGTTATCTCGTTTCCAGACGTTTCTCCTCGATTGTACTTCAAGTCGATGCCATTTCCTTCACAGCTCCTTGCATATACCTTAATATTCCCGATAAGAACGCCGTCAGTGATATCTCCCCAAGTGGGTCGTTTCCGCCATTAATTTCTTCGTTTTACGGTGAGTCCTTTCTATCTGCCAATAGGTTTTTTAGAAACTTCAAAGGAGTGAAGTCCTTATGTATCGAACTTCCGTCATCCAGTCACAGAGCTATTGGTAATCGTTTTGTGTTCAAGTGGAAAGTTAAGTTCAGTAACAGAGTCGAATCGTTTATATTCCTGTCACAGGATTCAGTTTGTGATAAGGATGGATTCTATCTTAATGGAAAtggggaggaagaagaagaagacaacgAGTTATTCAGTGATTCATTTAAGCAAAAACGTCAAGTTTCTTTTGAATGTCTGATGGATGTGCTTGCGTGGCATTTGATGTTGTTGTACTTGGTTAATGATCTACCAATGTTGGAAGAAGTTTCCATTACTGATTCAGGGAGAAGAGGGAGGCTTTCTCTGAGTGGGAAAAAACTCAATGAG TTTCAGGGTACGTGA